The Marinobacter halotolerans genome includes a window with the following:
- a CDS encoding CaiB/BaiF CoA transferase family protein: MGVLTGIRVVEMAGIGPGPFCGMLLADMGADVIRVDRIDQIDRGINFPSRYDLLNRNKRSIAIDLKSSQGLETVHELVKKADVLIEGFRPGAMEKLGLGPDVCLGLNPKLAYGRMTGWGQDGSLSKAAGHDLNFIALTGVLDSIGKPGESPTIPLNLIGDFGGGALYLAMGLLAAVIEAQRSGEGQVVDAAIVDGVSSLMTMQYSLKQMGQWSDNRGTNLIDGGAPFYNVYETSNGLYVSIAPVEGRFYGEMLSRIGLGDEELPKQNDPKGWEKLNSRFAEIFKSRTRDEWCQLLEGTDACFAPVLTTAEYASHPHSLEREAFVEIDGVTNPSPAPRFSRTPSKVSRVPPETGGDTAEVLKDWGIADEQVDELRAANVINH, translated from the coding sequence GTGGGTGTATTGACTGGAATTCGGGTGGTTGAAATGGCTGGGATCGGGCCGGGTCCCTTTTGTGGCATGTTGTTGGCTGATATGGGGGCTGATGTGATCCGGGTTGACCGGATTGATCAGATAGATCGCGGGATCAACTTCCCTTCAAGGTACGACCTACTTAATCGGAACAAACGTTCCATTGCCATTGACCTCAAGTCGAGCCAGGGACTGGAAACCGTTCATGAGTTAGTCAAGAAAGCAGACGTTCTTATAGAAGGGTTCAGGCCAGGCGCAATGGAGAAGTTGGGATTGGGCCCAGATGTATGTCTCGGGCTAAATCCAAAACTTGCATACGGTCGCATGACCGGTTGGGGGCAGGATGGTTCGCTGAGTAAGGCTGCGGGACACGATCTCAACTTTATTGCTCTTACCGGTGTACTGGATTCCATCGGTAAACCCGGCGAATCTCCCACTATTCCGCTCAATCTGATAGGGGACTTTGGTGGAGGCGCTCTGTACCTTGCGATGGGGTTGCTGGCTGCGGTCATTGAAGCACAACGTTCCGGTGAGGGGCAGGTGGTGGATGCCGCTATCGTCGATGGAGTGTCCAGCCTGATGACCATGCAGTATTCGCTGAAGCAGATGGGACAATGGTCCGATAATCGGGGCACGAACCTCATTGACGGCGGTGCACCGTTTTACAACGTATATGAGACTAGTAACGGCCTATACGTATCCATTGCACCGGTCGAGGGGCGTTTCTATGGCGAAATGTTGAGTCGCATCGGGCTTGGGGATGAAGAACTTCCAAAGCAGAACGATCCCAAAGGCTGGGAAAAACTGAATTCGCGCTTTGCGGAAATTTTCAAATCACGCACTCGTGATGAATGGTGCCAACTGCTTGAGGGTACAGATGCCTGCTTTGCGCCTGTGCTCACAACGGCTGAATATGCCTCTCACCCGCACAGCCTTGAACGTGAGGCCTTTGTTGAAATCGATGGTGTCACAAATCCTTCTCCAGCCCCCAGGTTTAGCCGAACCCCTTCAAAGGTCAGTCGTGTACCTCCAGAAACCGGCGGGGATACGGCAGAGGTTTTAAAGGATTGGGGAATTGCGGACGAGCAGGTGGATGAACTCAGGGCCGCGAATGTAATTAATCACTGA
- a CDS encoding TetR/AcrR family transcriptional regulator — protein sequence MAVTRLLLAEKGYQKVITAEVAERCGISEGTIFKYFGSIRELLIRVSEEWFEEILGLVDASTANNGSIRERLRQLVWQSLSIVRKEPSLTRFILMELRADPNYRKMKVYKLNQRFTAKINDVLQEAIDTGVFRDDVSVSLLRDMIFGCIEHQTWIYLRNEGDFSVDETTDGITNVIFRGMINPEILDI from the coding sequence ATGGCAGTAACGCGCCTGTTGCTTGCCGAAAAAGGCTACCAGAAAGTCATCACCGCTGAAGTGGCAGAGCGTTGCGGAATATCCGAGGGAACCATTTTCAAGTACTTCGGTAGTATCAGGGAACTATTGATTCGGGTTTCAGAAGAATGGTTTGAGGAAATTCTTGGCCTCGTAGACGCTTCAACTGCAAACAACGGCAGTATTCGCGAGCGACTGAGACAACTTGTCTGGCAAAGTCTGTCTATAGTCCGAAAAGAGCCTTCGCTTACGCGCTTTATTCTCATGGAACTCAGAGCAGACCCAAATTACCGGAAGATGAAAGTTTATAAGCTGAACCAGCGCTTCACAGCCAAGATCAATGATGTTCTCCAGGAAGCAATTGATACGGGCGTATTCCGTGACGATGTGTCAGTCAGCCTTTTGCGGGACATGATCTTTGGCTGTATCGAGCATCAGACCTGGATTTATCTCAGGAACGAAGGAGATTTCTCTGTGGACGAGACCACCGATGGCATCACCAATGTGATATTCCGAGGCATGATAAATCCTGAAATACTGGACATTTAA
- a CDS encoding enoyl-CoA hydratase family protein yields the protein MTGFSMSEQKKAFQGYRATHFKWNCSEDGRIGVITLSRPKKKNALNIPVITELTQLFDGLSQADDVRAVIITGENGDFCSGGDLFEVVEPLTKMGAAELLDFTRMMGRLVRVMREAPQLIIAAIEGACAGGGAAIALAADLRLGAPSARTAYLFNQIGLSGADMGACGLLPRIIGQGRAMELLMTGRAMTANEGLAWGFFNALHESEELVEQARVLARRFADGPWFAHTMTKSLVNQEWTMSLEEILESEAKSQAICLATGDFQRAFAAFANKEKPDFKGY from the coding sequence ATGACTGGATTTTCAATGTCTGAGCAAAAGAAGGCCTTTCAAGGATACAGGGCAACTCATTTTAAATGGAACTGCTCCGAAGATGGACGGATTGGGGTCATCACATTGAGCCGTCCGAAAAAGAAAAATGCACTGAACATTCCTGTCATTACTGAGTTGACGCAGCTGTTTGACGGGCTAAGTCAGGCGGATGATGTTCGAGCAGTTATCATTACGGGAGAAAACGGTGACTTTTGCTCCGGCGGTGACCTTTTTGAGGTTGTGGAGCCGCTAACAAAGATGGGCGCCGCGGAGTTGCTGGATTTTACCCGAATGATGGGAAGGCTCGTGCGGGTTATGCGCGAGGCCCCACAGCTTATCATAGCTGCGATAGAAGGCGCTTGCGCTGGTGGAGGCGCTGCGATAGCGTTAGCTGCAGACCTCAGGCTGGGTGCGCCGAGCGCCAGAACAGCCTACTTGTTCAATCAGATTGGCTTATCTGGTGCAGACATGGGCGCCTGTGGTCTGTTACCCAGAATCATCGGGCAGGGTCGAGCGATGGAACTGCTGATGACTGGCCGGGCAATGACAGCTAACGAAGGGCTGGCCTGGGGATTCTTTAATGCCCTGCATGAGTCTGAAGAGTTAGTTGAGCAGGCCCGAGTGTTGGCGCGAAGGTTTGCAGACGGCCCGTGGTTTGCTCACACTATGACGAAGTCGTTGGTGAATCAGGAGTGGACAATGAGTCTGGAGGAGATTCTAGAATCCGAAGCCAAATCGCAGGCCATTTGTTTGGCAACGGGTGACTTTCAACGGGCGTTCGCTGCATTTGCTAATAAGGAAAAGCCTGATTTCAAAGGTTACTGA
- a CDS encoding acyl-CoA dehydrogenase family protein, protein MSEMTVHDEFRKQVRRLAESEIQSHAAVVDDESQFPDKSVTAFKSMELNGLPFPERFGGSEADLMLQIIAVEEVARVCGSSALVLFIPWAAITPLAWFGSEDLKQNIIPEIVKGNSGASFCLTEPGGGSDLPGLKTSAKKVDGGWLLNGQKRFISNVGWSSWYAVLARISDRDFGVFMVHRDDPGFSIGKLERKMGMRGSPTADIMLDDCLIPESRVVGDPGKGYEYMMQTLTYTRPLVSAQALGLAQGALEEAISYTSERTQFGKRVSMFQMVRGMVADMTIAVESSRSMLYRAADLAGDNDDRARAFASMAKTFCSDTAMSVTTDAVQLLGGYGYMKDYPVERMMRDAKVSQIWEGTNQIQRLLVAKYMYQD, encoded by the coding sequence ATGTCGGAAATGACAGTCCACGACGAATTCAGGAAGCAGGTCCGCCGTTTGGCTGAGTCTGAAATTCAATCGCATGCCGCTGTCGTTGACGATGAGAGTCAGTTTCCTGACAAGTCCGTTACCGCCTTTAAAAGCATGGAGCTTAATGGTCTGCCTTTTCCGGAGCGATTTGGCGGCTCCGAGGCAGATCTGATGTTGCAGATCATTGCCGTGGAGGAGGTTGCACGAGTATGCGGTTCATCTGCGTTGGTTCTGTTTATCCCCTGGGCGGCAATTACACCGCTGGCCTGGTTTGGTAGCGAAGATCTCAAGCAAAATATTATCCCCGAAATAGTCAAGGGAAACAGCGGCGCCAGTTTTTGCTTGACTGAGCCAGGGGGGGGGTCTGATTTGCCGGGTTTGAAAACCAGTGCCAAGAAGGTAGATGGTGGGTGGTTACTCAATGGCCAAAAGCGCTTTATCTCTAACGTAGGCTGGTCGAGCTGGTACGCAGTCTTGGCTCGCATATCCGATCGGGATTTTGGTGTGTTCATGGTGCACCGGGACGACCCGGGGTTCTCAATCGGAAAGCTTGAACGGAAAATGGGGATGCGCGGCAGCCCAACCGCCGACATCATGCTGGATGATTGCCTGATTCCTGAATCCAGAGTAGTTGGTGATCCAGGGAAGGGGTATGAGTACATGATGCAGACCCTGACTTACACTCGCCCTTTGGTTTCAGCGCAGGCCCTCGGTCTCGCCCAAGGTGCCCTGGAAGAAGCAATCAGCTACACCTCTGAACGAACCCAGTTCGGTAAACGGGTTTCGATGTTTCAGATGGTCAGGGGCATGGTTGCCGATATGACGATTGCCGTGGAATCCTCACGATCGATGCTTTATCGGGCAGCAGATCTGGCAGGGGATAATGATGATCGTGCGCGAGCCTTTGCGTCCATGGCAAAAACCTTCTGTTCTGATACTGCGATGTCCGTTACGACAGACGCGGTGCAACTTCTCGGTGGTTACGGCTACATGAAAGACTATCCGGTTGAGCGCATGATGCGGGACGCCAAGGTGTCACAGATCTGGGAAGGCACCAATCAGATCCAGCGACTGCTGGTGGCAAAGTATATGTATCAGGACTGA
- a CDS encoding transglutaminase-like domain-containing protein translates to MEETYLKPAYLVESDSPEVEVFASKAASGSTTDYDIAIKLYNAVRDAITYDPYQDFRKESTFSAKDALNRGRGFCIPKAALLAACARAQNIPARLGFADVKNHLASKRMIDACNGDVFRWHAYCELFIADKWVKATPAFDRKLCERTGLTPLEFDGKNDSIFHSFDNNRRHMEYLNYHGLFAGVPYQQIIATWEKLSPGLLDKKYLAGRASFSDDLESDKP, encoded by the coding sequence GTGGAGGAGACCTATCTCAAGCCAGCGTATCTGGTTGAAAGCGATTCCCCAGAGGTGGAGGTATTCGCAAGCAAAGCCGCCTCGGGCTCCACGACTGACTATGATATAGCCATAAAGCTTTATAACGCAGTGCGGGATGCTATCACCTACGACCCGTACCAGGATTTCAGAAAAGAAAGCACCTTTTCCGCAAAGGATGCCCTTAACAGAGGGCGCGGCTTCTGCATCCCCAAAGCTGCACTACTTGCTGCATGCGCAAGAGCACAGAACATCCCTGCTCGCCTTGGTTTTGCGGACGTCAAGAATCACCTCGCCTCGAAGCGCATGATTGATGCATGCAACGGTGATGTATTCCGTTGGCACGCCTACTGCGAATTGTTTATTGCGGATAAATGGGTAAAAGCGACTCCGGCTTTTGATCGGAAGCTGTGTGAACGCACCGGCTTAACGCCATTGGAGTTCGATGGCAAAAACGACTCGATTTTTCATTCGTTCGACAACAATCGGCGGCACATGGAGTACCTGAACTACCACGGGCTATTCGCCGGAGTACCCTATCAACAAATCATCGCTACATGGGAAAAGCTTTCACCCGGTCTACTGGACAAAAAGTATCTCGCAGGCCGCGCTTCATTTTCCGACGACCTGGAATCTGATAAGCCTTAA
- a CDS encoding SDR family NAD(P)-dependent oxidoreductase has protein sequence MSDKKAIWVPEFSEAAVLITGGTSGVGFETARQFAAAGVTRIGLVGRNKDRGQNAKEKICKEYPDITVSFISADANDVNEAKEAVEKATSDLGSVDILVNSTVGSAGPQLFHDIPREELAGILTQQALGPIVMSHAVMPGMRERNGGVILNIASDAGKVATPGESVIGAAMASIIMFSRGLAIEAKRTGIRVNALTPSLIEGTMTYDRIRNDPFSWRIFERAAAMAHLGVVQPEDLANMIVFLASPQGAKITGQAISVNGGISAA, from the coding sequence ATGAGCGACAAAAAAGCAATCTGGGTTCCGGAGTTTAGTGAGGCAGCCGTCTTAATCACTGGAGGGACCTCGGGCGTTGGGTTCGAAACGGCAAGGCAGTTTGCTGCGGCAGGAGTAACGAGAATTGGCCTTGTTGGAAGGAACAAGGACCGTGGACAGAACGCCAAAGAAAAGATATGTAAAGAGTATCCCGACATCACGGTTTCATTTATTTCTGCCGATGCCAATGATGTAAACGAGGCAAAAGAGGCCGTGGAGAAGGCGACATCAGACCTCGGTAGTGTCGATATTCTAGTCAACTCCACCGTAGGTTCCGCAGGACCACAACTGTTCCATGATATTCCCAGGGAAGAATTGGCTGGCATTCTGACCCAGCAGGCACTGGGACCTATCGTGATGAGCCATGCAGTCATGCCGGGAATGAGAGAGCGCAATGGTGGCGTCATTCTCAATATCGCTTCCGACGCAGGCAAAGTAGCAACACCAGGCGAATCCGTAATCGGAGCCGCCATGGCAAGCATCATCATGTTTTCGCGAGGACTCGCGATTGAGGCAAAACGAACGGGCATTAGGGTCAATGCCCTGACTCCCTCGCTTATCGAAGGCACCATGACGTACGACCGTATTCGTAACGACCCCTTCAGTTGGAGAATTTTCGAGCGAGCCGCAGCTATGGCACACCTTGGCGTTGTACAGCCAGAAGACCTTGCGAACATGATCGTTTTCCTTGCCAGCCCACAAGGGGCAAAGATTACCGGTCAAGCCATTAGTGTCAATGGCGGCATTTCAGCGGCGTAA